A portion of the Chondrinema litorale genome contains these proteins:
- the rnr gene encoding ribonuclease R, producing the protein MKKSRKKNKTTKSKGPKNANLKLLKESVLQFLNSTPQESFSFKKICQHLSVKKQKMKTELGAVLDQLSENQQIAQNRDGRYQSLGIEASKNELTGTVDFVNPAFAYIVLEDKDDIRISADKLNGALHGDTVNIILYKNPRRGKIEAKVVEIVKRKTNEFAGHIEISKHFAFVVSNSRKMHTDIYVSPEDYNGAQNLDKVIVEVKEWAKNDNSPVGVVKKVLGKAGENDTEIHAIMFEYGLPFEFPEKVEAEANSISDKITSKEISKRRDFRDTLTFTIDPEDAKDFDDALSIKKLENGFWEVGVHIADVTHYVQPGSEIEKEGYKRATSVYLVDRTIPMLPERLSNGLCSLRPQEEKLTFSAVFTLDNEANIKDEWFGRTAIYSDHRFSYEDAQQTLETGEGKFAEEVGLLNNLAKKLKEKRFQNGAIAFESVELKFKLDENGKPLGLFPKVRKDTHKLVEEFMLLANKRVAEYVYNLKKENKHNTMVYRVHEDPDPEKILKLAEFVKRFGYKISLEKNKLSGSLNSLSEEVEGRPEQNVVQSQAIRAMSKARYTTTEIGHYGLAFKHYSHFTSPIRRYPDMMAHRLLQHYLDGNNSPDKAPYEEKCKHSSEREKVAVEAERASIKYKQVEFMEQYLHKDFDGVISGTTEWGIYVELDETKCEGMIRLADMKDDFYSYDEKNQCVVGKRFNEKFMIGDKVRVRVKGTNLEKRTIDLEMK; encoded by the coding sequence ATGAAAAAATCTAGAAAAAAGAACAAAACAACAAAAAGCAAAGGACCCAAAAATGCTAATTTAAAATTACTGAAAGAATCAGTATTACAATTCTTAAACTCCACTCCTCAAGAAAGTTTTTCTTTTAAAAAGATATGCCAGCACCTGAGTGTAAAAAAACAAAAAATGAAAACAGAGCTAGGTGCTGTGCTAGATCAATTATCTGAAAATCAACAAATAGCACAAAATAGAGATGGCAGATATCAATCTTTGGGTATTGAGGCCTCTAAAAATGAACTTACTGGAACAGTAGATTTTGTAAATCCAGCATTTGCTTACATTGTGCTGGAAGATAAAGATGATATAAGAATAAGTGCAGATAAGCTCAATGGAGCTTTACACGGCGATACTGTTAATATTATACTTTACAAAAACCCACGAAGGGGAAAAATAGAAGCAAAAGTTGTTGAAATTGTAAAGCGCAAAACGAACGAGTTTGCAGGGCATATAGAAATATCAAAGCATTTTGCATTTGTAGTTTCTAATAGCCGAAAAATGCATACAGACATTTATGTAAGCCCAGAAGATTACAATGGAGCTCAAAACCTCGATAAAGTAATTGTAGAAGTTAAGGAATGGGCTAAGAATGATAACAGCCCTGTAGGTGTTGTAAAGAAAGTATTAGGCAAGGCGGGTGAAAACGACACAGAAATTCACGCGATTATGTTTGAGTATGGCTTGCCTTTCGAATTTCCTGAAAAGGTTGAAGCAGAAGCCAATTCTATTTCGGATAAAATCACTAGTAAAGAAATTTCTAAAAGAAGAGACTTTAGAGACACACTTACCTTTACGATTGACCCCGAAGATGCTAAAGACTTTGATGATGCACTATCTATTAAAAAACTAGAAAATGGATTTTGGGAAGTAGGTGTACATATTGCAGATGTAACGCATTATGTACAACCGGGCAGCGAGATAGAAAAAGAAGGTTATAAAAGAGCCACTTCTGTCTATTTGGTTGATAGAACTATTCCTATGCTTCCAGAAAGACTTTCTAATGGCTTGTGTTCTCTTAGACCACAAGAAGAGAAACTTACATTCTCTGCTGTATTTACTTTAGATAATGAAGCTAATATTAAAGATGAATGGTTTGGTAGAACTGCCATTTATTCTGACCACAGGTTTTCTTATGAAGACGCCCAACAAACATTAGAAACTGGTGAAGGCAAATTTGCCGAAGAGGTTGGTCTTTTAAATAATTTGGCCAAAAAGCTTAAGGAAAAACGCTTTCAAAATGGAGCAATCGCTTTCGAGTCTGTTGAACTAAAATTTAAGCTAGACGAAAACGGAAAGCCATTGGGCCTCTTCCCGAAAGTAAGAAAAGATACGCATAAATTGGTTGAAGAATTTATGTTGTTGGCTAATAAGCGAGTAGCTGAATATGTTTACAACCTCAAAAAAGAAAACAAGCATAATACAATGGTTTATCGGGTTCACGAAGATCCAGATCCCGAAAAAATATTGAAACTTGCAGAATTTGTTAAAAGATTTGGGTATAAGATTTCTTTAGAAAAGAATAAACTGTCAGGCTCTTTAAACAGTCTTTCAGAAGAAGTTGAAGGTAGGCCAGAGCAAAATGTGGTACAATCTCAAGCAATTAGAGCTATGTCTAAAGCCAGATATACCACTACAGAAATCGGTCACTACGGACTTGCTTTTAAACATTACTCCCACTTTACCTCGCCAATTAGAAGGTATCCGGATATGATGGCACACCGCCTGCTCCAACATTATCTTGATGGCAATAACAGTCCAGATAAAGCTCCATATGAAGAAAAGTGTAAGCATTCTTCAGAAAGAGAAAAAGTTGCTGTAGAAGCCGAAAGAGCATCTATTAAATACAAACAGGTTGAATTTATGGAGCAATACCTCCACAAAGATTTTGATGGTGTTATATCAGGCACTACCGAATGGGGTATTTATGTAGAGTTGGATGAAACCAAATGTGAAGGCATGATTCGCTTAGCCGATATGAAAGATGATTTTTACTCTTATGATGAAAAAAATCAATGCGTAGTTGGTAAACGATTCAATGAAAAGTTTATGATTGGAGATAAAGTAAGAGTAAGAGTAAAAGGTACAAACCTCGAAAAACGTACTATCGATTTAGAGATGAAATAA
- a CDS encoding gliding motility lipoprotein GldH, whose translation MKKLLILPLLFFLFSCNENRLLNQYEDIPQFNWEKSNVPSYSVNIADTDAKYKIIIGLRHTSGISFAEVLVHLKMTSPSGEVVETPYILELRDKENGSLNGSAMGDIADFEVAVEDGFTFKEAGTYQFSISQEMEQETISGVMEVGLVIDKLKE comes from the coding sequence ATGAAAAAACTACTAATTCTACCTTTACTGTTCTTTTTATTTTCTTGTAATGAGAATAGACTACTTAACCAGTACGAAGATATTCCACAGTTTAATTGGGAAAAAAGTAATGTCCCGTCTTACTCAGTGAACATCGCAGATACAGATGCTAAATACAAGATCATTATTGGTTTAAGGCATACATCGGGTATTAGCTTTGCCGAAGTATTAGTGCATTTAAAAATGACAAGCCCATCTGGCGAAGTAGTAGAAACTCCTTATATATTGGAACTTAGAGATAAAGAAAATGGCTCTCTAAATGGTTCTGCTATGGGAGATATTGCCGATTTTGAAGTGGCAGTTGAAGATGGCTTCACTTTTAAAGAGGCAGGTACTTATCAATTTTCGATCTCTCAAGAAATGGAACAAGAGACTATTTCAGGTGTTATGGAAGTGGGTTTAGTGATTGACAAGTTAAAGGAATAA
- a CDS encoding M48 family metallopeptidase — MKPKEYNNVRIHFKGIHPSAWEHPADRAALNALQKVPGLDIAIKTFVGGTTEKSLRLITLGSAVRVSKKQFPQIHEVYKEACKTLDFEKRPELYVSQNPFFNAGAIGMDNPFIVLNSGLVDIMDDKGIMGVLGHELGHIKSGHVLYKTLLILMIRLSTFTLNIPLSGIAIAGIIAALKEWDRKSELSADRAALLAVQDPEASIQMLMKMAGGRQIDQMNLGEFIAQAEEYNNSNSLMDNVYKFLNTIGLSHPMPVIRTLELLNWVRNGDYEGILRGYYSKEASNDFKKDFEDASNSYKEDFKNTFDPILKNTSDKAKEIFDGLFKGSKS; from the coding sequence ATGAAGCCAAAAGAATATAACAACGTAAGGATTCATTTTAAAGGCATTCATCCTTCGGCATGGGAACACCCTGCTGATCGTGCAGCCTTAAATGCCTTACAAAAAGTACCTGGATTGGACATTGCTATAAAAACTTTTGTAGGTGGTACTACCGAAAAATCTTTAAGATTAATTACGCTTGGCTCAGCGGTTAGAGTATCTAAAAAACAATTCCCGCAAATTCACGAAGTATATAAAGAAGCTTGTAAAACCCTCGATTTTGAAAAAAGACCTGAGCTATATGTTTCTCAAAATCCTTTTTTCAATGCTGGCGCTATAGGTATGGATAATCCTTTTATCGTACTCAACTCTGGTTTAGTTGATATTATGGATGATAAAGGAATTATGGGGGTATTAGGTCATGAGTTAGGACACATTAAAAGTGGACATGTACTTTACAAAACACTACTCATCTTAATGATTAGATTATCCACCTTTACTTTAAACATTCCGTTAAGTGGAATTGCCATTGCAGGTATAATTGCCGCTTTAAAAGAATGGGATAGAAAAAGTGAACTTTCTGCAGATAGAGCTGCTCTTTTAGCAGTACAAGATCCTGAGGCTTCTATTCAAATGCTAATGAAAATGGCAGGTGGAAGACAAATTGACCAAATGAATTTAGGTGAATTTATAGCTCAAGCAGAAGAATACAACAACTCTAACTCTTTAATGGACAATGTTTATAAATTCTTAAACACCATCGGTCTGTCTCATCCAATGCCAGTTATTAGAACACTAGAGCTATTAAACTGGGTAAGAAATGGAGATTACGAAGGCATTTTGAGAGGGTATTACAGTAAAGAAGCAAGCAACGATTTTAAGAAAGATTTTGAAGATGCTTCTAACAGCTACAAAGAAGACTTTAAAAATACTTTTGATCCAATATTAAAAAACACATCAGATAAAGCCAAAGAAATTTTTGACGGCCTGTTTAAAGGTTCTAAAAGTTAA
- a CDS encoding outer membrane beta-barrel protein: MITGYKLNGVLLRQISKLVFFGLSLSFLPVKAQRMLIGFKGGANFTQASVTEHFSAFQYTQVPEEDQTQKEYSSIFKNTAGTQFGIDASFEFNNVFGLSFEPSYAQYRFGYKNQYKWESSEVLEETFEVAYDHQHKINYVELPLFLKFSAGSGKIAPYVQAGGFINIMHNASKSTSAEIIDEASGGMEELTGDNNDVGIDNLLNKYYYGLAGSAGIAFNLPYVRIGLDVSYRKGFSNITDENARYTDVRSSNISFDVLDDIQLNNMQFSLVLHFPVNFSMGATGQGKKNTRYVVPYDMRRFKDEGKRGRRRN, encoded by the coding sequence ATGATTACAGGTTACAAGTTAAATGGAGTACTTCTCAGACAGATCAGTAAATTAGTTTTCTTTGGCCTGTCATTATCATTTTTGCCAGTAAAAGCACAAAGAATGCTTATTGGTTTTAAAGGCGGAGCAAACTTTACACAAGCATCCGTTACAGAGCATTTCTCAGCCTTCCAATACACACAAGTTCCAGAAGAAGACCAAACACAAAAGGAATATTCCAGCATATTTAAAAATACAGCTGGTACTCAATTTGGCATTGATGCTTCTTTTGAATTTAATAATGTCTTTGGATTAAGCTTTGAACCATCTTATGCACAATATCGCTTTGGTTACAAAAATCAATATAAGTGGGAATCTTCTGAGGTACTAGAAGAAACTTTTGAAGTAGCTTACGATCACCAACATAAAATTAATTACGTAGAACTACCTCTATTTTTAAAATTCTCTGCTGGGTCTGGCAAAATAGCCCCATATGTACAAGCTGGCGGTTTTATTAACATTATGCATAATGCCTCTAAATCTACTTCAGCAGAAATAATTGATGAAGCAAGTGGTGGAATGGAAGAACTCACAGGTGATAATAATGATGTAGGTATTGACAACCTCTTAAATAAATACTATTACGGATTAGCAGGCAGTGCGGGAATCGCTTTTAACTTACCTTATGTTAGAATAGGCTTGGATGTTAGTTATAGAAAAGGCTTTAGCAACATTACCGATGAAAATGCCCGCTATACAGATGTAAGATCCTCCAATATTTCATTTGATGTGTTAGACGATATCCAACTCAACAATATGCAATTTTCATTAGTACTCCATTTTCCAGTCAACTTTAGCATGGGAGCAACCGGACAAGGAAAGAAAAACACACGCTATGTCGTACCTTACGATATGCGTAGATTTAAAGACGAAGGCAAAAGAGGTCGTCGCAGAAACTAA